In Mytilus edulis chromosome 6, xbMytEdul2.2, whole genome shotgun sequence, the following proteins share a genomic window:
- the LOC139528146 gene encoding uncharacterized protein isoform X2 has product MCFSLDLEYFSKFDYRKRKKEKGNNLCLVSNTLCKAFRKLYRDIFTETTVHKNQLKWLFYVLSCLDQEEENQVNGIKYKPITRWVHHIDKDGMSDKKVFLQCCRNIWNTELYMKRYANPLIHPFYCWGDNYNSYSHVTSTVCLPNYCLSSVLTNRDKDASYVSSLLGLSVFATSIDAMIPASYIEPNRYSTLKGRVKHILQKRFPVGTKVCFDIAMPYVYWARGELKLATDHFLALVHRERRGRIKALYINELALMHAQVGEGDLAARFYRMASDAAQENFRDCTAADQISGQTQMLLANLNDQGDFERRESKKVQKSLE; this is encoded by the exons atgtgtttcAGTTTggatttagaatatttttcaaaatttgattatcgaaaaaggaaaaaggaaaaaggaaacaacttgtgtctggtaAGTAATACATTGTGTAAGGCATTCAGAAAATTGTATCGTGACATTTTTACAGAAACAACTGTTCACAAAAACCAGTTAAAAtggttattttatgttttgtcttGTTTAGATCAAGAGGAAGAAAATCAAGTCAATGGCATCAAGTATAAACCGATCACCAGATGGGTTCATCATATTGATAAAGATGGTATGAGTGATAAAAAAGTGTTTCTTCAATGTTGTAGAAACATTTGGAACACCGAATTATATATGAAAAGATATGCTAATCCTTTAATACATCCGTTTTATTGCTGGGGTGACAACTATAACAGTTATTCACATGTAACATCGACTGTATGCCTTCCAAATTATTGTCTGTCTTCAGTTCTCACAAATCGTGATAAGGATGCAAGCTACGTGAGCAGTTTACTTGGACTGTCAG taTTTGCCACATCCATTGATGCTATGATACCTGCATCGTATATTGAACCAAACAGATACAGTACCTTAAAAGGCAGAGTGAAGCATATCCTTCAGAAAAG ATTTCCAGTTGGAACCAAAGTCTGTTTCGATATAGCCATGCCGTATGTTTATTGGGCCAGAGGAGAATTAAAGCTTGCTACAGATCATTTCTTGGCTCTAGTGCATAGAGAAAGGAGAG GGAGAATTAAAGCATTGTATATAAATGAATTAGCCCTAATGCATGCTCAAGTGGGTGAGGGAGATCTAGCTGCTAGATTTTACAGAATGGCTAGTGATGCGGCGCAGGAAAATTTCAGGGATTGTACAGCAGCAGACCAGATAAGTGGTCAGACACAGATGTTGTTGGCCAACCTGAATGACCAGGG GGATTTTGAACGAAGAGAAAGCAAGAAAGTCCAAAAGTCACTGGAATAG